GACCCACGCGCACCGGGCGCTGGGACGGCCTCGCCTCGACTTACGCGCGCATCAACGCTGTGCCGGTCGACGAAGCTCGGGCGGCACTCGAGGCGCGCATTCCCGCCGGCCGCCCGGCGGATCCGGACGAGATCGCCTCGTTGGTCGCGTACCTCGCCTCAGAGGATGCGCGCCACATCACCGGTACCGCAATCGCGGTCGACGGCGGGCAGTCCCGCAGCATCTAAACGCACATCCGTTGGTTGAGGAGCCGCACTCCGTTGGTTGAGGAGCGCCGCGAGCTTGCGAGCGACGCGTCTCGAAACCAACCCTTCCGCAATGGTGGTTTCGAGTCGCGTCCTCGCTGCGCTCGGGCGCTCCTCAACCACCGAAAGTAGGTCCGGGGCTACGACGGCTCAGCGCAGGAACGGCTCCTCCCGGTACCCGTCGGCGTCCAGGATCCCGACTGTCGACTCCGGCACCTCGATGAACGCACCGGGCAGGCCGCTGAGCGGTTCGGAGACGATCACCCGGGATCGCTTGCCGTGCGCCTTCAGCCGCTCGACATCCGGATACGCCTCCTGCAACGTGCGCATGTCCTCGGAATGGAACAGTGTGCGTGAACGGTGCTCGGTCGAATACCGGAACGCCCAGATCGTCGCGCCATCGGAGACCGCGAACGAGCCCTGCACCGGATACTCGACCCCGAGCCGCCGGCCGGCCTCTTCAATCTTGCGGATGGCCTCGCCCATGCCCGCGATCGGATCCTCAGCAAGCCCCATCGTCAGCGCGACATGGAACACCGCCTCGGAATCGGTTGTGCCGCGCACCAGCGGGTACAGTTCCGGGTCGACCAGCATCATGACCTCATGCCGGACGCGCCACCAGTCGCGCAGCCCGCCGTTGTGCATGAACATCCAGTGGGCGTAGCGGAACGGATGACAGTTCGTCTGCTGGATCGGCGGGCCACTCGCCGCGCGCACGTGGGCGAAGAACAGGTGGCTCTGCACGGCGCCGGCGATGTCGCGCAGGTTCTCGTTGTACCAGGCCGGCTCGATGCTGCGGTACAGCCACGGCTTTCCGCCATTGCCGTCGGACGGGTACCAGCCCAGTCCGAACCCGTCGCCATTCACGGTCTCCTTGCCGAGCGGTGAATGCAGCGACTGTTCCACGAGCGAGTGCGGGGTATCGAGAACCACCGTCGCCGGGGACATCGGCTCACCCGAATACGCCAACCAGCGACACATCTCGATCATCCCCTTCGATGGCGTCCGCCCTCATCTGAAACCGAGGCTACGCCCGCGTGCCGCGCCCCGCAGCGGCCAACCGAACGAGGGATCCTCGCCTCCGTATGATTGCGGTATGGCGATGCCCCTGCTGGCGACGAAGCTGTTCGTGCCATCGCCGCGACCCCAGACGGTGCCGCGTCCCCGGCTGATCCAGCGGATGAACGAAGGCCTGGACCACAAGCTCGTCCTGGTCTCGGCGCCGGCCGGTTTCGGCAAGAGCAGCGCGCTGAGCGCGTGGGCCGCCGAGCTGCA
The Diaminobutyricimonas sp. LJ205 genome window above contains:
- a CDS encoding class II glutamine amidotransferase, whose product is MSPATVVLDTPHSLVEQSLHSPLGKETVNGDGFGLGWYPSDGNGGKPWLYRSIEPAWYNENLRDIAGAVQSHLFFAHVRAASGPPIQQTNCHPFRYAHWMFMHNGGLRDWWRVRHEVMMLVDPELYPLVRGTTDSEAVFHVALTMGLAEDPIAGMGEAIRKIEEAGRRLGVEYPVQGSFAVSDGATIWAFRYSTEHRSRTLFHSEDMRTLQEAYPDVERLKAHGKRSRVIVSEPLSGLPGAFIEVPESTVGILDADGYREEPFLR